One segment of Methanolinea mesophila DNA contains the following:
- a CDS encoding helix-turn-helix domain-containing protein yields MVFEKEFRTALEEELRRQGLTIRELAEKAGIPAATLYKLSSGERDVRLSTVKRIVQVLEPRYPPFIAVIAAKFLLDEVEGQKITFGEQTCIIRGYTANSIEECIIAAVKAEKEGAVGIVCAPVLASMVEKIVDVPVAIMKPGKKTVLDALDVIGKRIS; encoded by the coding sequence ATGGTATTCGAGAAGGAGTTTCGCACCGCACTCGAGGAGGAGCTCCGACGCCAGGGCCTGACTATCAGGGAGCTGGCAGAAAAGGCCGGAATACCGGCTGCTACGCTTTACAAGCTCTCTTCGGGTGAGAGGGATGTACGGCTGTCCACCGTGAAGAGGATCGTGCAGGTCCTTGAGCCGCGGTACCCACCGTTTATTGCGGTTATCGCGGCGAAGTTTCTCCTGGACGAAGTAGAGGGACAGAAGATCACGTTCGGCGAACAGACCTGCATTATCCGGGGTTACACCGCGAATTCCATCGAAGAATGTATTATAGCGGCGGTAAAGGCGGAGAAGGAGGGTGCGGTGGGGATCGTGTGCGCACCGGTGCTCGCGTCGATGGTGGAGAAGATCGTGGATGTCCCTGTAGCCATCATGAAGCCCGGGAAAAAGACCGTGCTCGATGCACTGGACGTCATCGGGAAGCGGATTTCGTGA
- a CDS encoding type 1 glutamine amidotransferase — protein sequence MESREVAVLQHVPEEPGGIIEELAATREIPLRRVRLYETNDLPRLDSSHLLVLGGPMSVNDEAEYRYLRQEKELIRERVRRGRPVLGVCLGAQLIASAGGAPVSRCEQELGWSMVGLDEGASFSGLPERFRVFQMHGETFGLPAGASLLCRGERVSHQALVWKSALGVQFHLELTGEMAADWTKGCQPGERTKILEETRRYLPESHRLCGIIAGKFFSGAGERFSWI from the coding sequence GTGGAATCACGCGAGGTTGCGGTGCTCCAGCATGTCCCGGAGGAGCCGGGAGGCATCATTGAAGAGCTTGCAGCTACCCGGGAAATTCCCCTCCGGAGGGTCCGGCTCTACGAGACGAATGATCTCCCGCGGCTGGATTCGTCCCACCTTCTGGTGCTCGGTGGTCCGATGAGCGTGAACGATGAGGCCGAGTACCGTTATCTTCGTCAGGAGAAGGAGCTCATCAGGGAACGGGTCCGACGCGGCCGCCCGGTGCTCGGGGTATGCCTCGGGGCGCAGCTTATCGCATCCGCCGGCGGGGCGCCGGTATCCCGGTGTGAACAGGAGCTCGGGTGGAGCATGGTCGGGCTTGACGAGGGCGCGTCCTTTTCAGGACTCCCGGAGAGGTTCAGGGTGTTCCAGATGCACGGGGAGACCTTCGGCCTGCCTGCCGGTGCGTCGCTGCTCTGTCGCGGTGAGCGGGTTTCCCACCAGGCTTTGGTATGGAAGAGTGCACTCGGAGTCCAGTTTCACCTCGAGCTGACCGGGGAGATGGCCGCTGACTGGACAAAAGGGTGCCAGCCCGGTGAACGGACGAAGATACTGGAAGAAACGAGGCGTTATCTCCCCGAGAGCCACCGGCTTTGCGGTATCATCGCCGGTAAATTCTTTTCAGGAGCCGGTGAAAGGTTCTCCTGGATATAA
- a CDS encoding ATP-binding cassette domain-containing protein: MDTCAISEITILPGHDKQGRPEKFDSLVIRPGDTLSIVGPTGSGKTALINDIEVFAQNDTATGRTVLVNGRVPPEEYIRDPSMKPVALITQNTKCLADLTVEAFLTMHVKARKLQDPGIVRETIDLANQFTGEQIQPSCRITALSGGQTRSLMVADAILVSNAPLILLDEVENAGIFREKVIRVLKEHCKSVIFVTHDPLVSLLSDRRVVMRNGAVEKILEPKGKERQVLEMVERMDVTLCMFRERIRAGELLVEKGFPA; the protein is encoded by the coding sequence ATGGACACCTGCGCCATCAGCGAGATCACCATCCTTCCCGGCCACGACAAGCAGGGACGGCCCGAGAAGTTCGATTCTCTGGTGATCCGCCCCGGGGATACCTTGTCCATCGTAGGACCTACCGGTTCGGGGAAGACCGCACTGATCAACGATATCGAGGTATTCGCCCAGAACGACACGGCAACGGGGAGGACCGTCCTGGTAAACGGAAGAGTTCCCCCCGAGGAGTATATCCGTGACCCCTCGATGAAGCCGGTGGCGCTGATCACCCAGAACACCAAGTGCCTCGCCGACCTCACGGTAGAGGCATTCCTCACTATGCACGTGAAGGCACGTAAATTACAGGACCCTGGAATCGTCCGGGAGACGATCGACCTGGCCAACCAGTTCACCGGGGAACAGATCCAGCCTTCCTGCAGGATCACCGCCCTTTCCGGGGGGCAGACCCGTTCCCTGATGGTAGCCGACGCCATCCTGGTCAGCAATGCGCCCCTTATTCTCCTCGATGAGGTTGAAAATGCCGGCATATTTCGGGAAAAGGTGATCCGGGTCTTAAAGGAACATTGCAAGTCCGTGATATTCGTCACCCACGACCCGCTGGTATCCCTCCTCTCGGACAGAAGGGTGGTAATGAGAAACGGGGCTGTTGAAAAGATACTCGAACCGAAGGGAAAAGAGCGGCAGGTGCTGGAGATGGTGGAACGAATGGACGTCACCCTCTGCATGTTCAGGGAGAGGATCCGGGCAGGCGAGCTGCTGGTGGAGAAGGGTTTTCCGGCATGA